A genomic region of Paroedura picta isolate Pp20150507F chromosome 4, Ppicta_v3.0, whole genome shotgun sequence contains the following coding sequences:
- the ZBTB7A gene encoding zinc finger and BTB domain-containing protein 7A: MEGGVDGPIGIPFPDHSSDILSSLNEQRNNGLLCDVVILVEGQEFPTHRSVLAACSQYFKKLFTSGLVVDQQNVYEIDFVSADALSALLEFAYTATLTVSTSNVSEILNAAKLLEIQAVREVCTDLLDRKILAKNDQMDTVDQIDQRNHLRAKEYLEFFQSNPINGQQGSFPWTNQDLRDLQRLNFRGPEEEDEPDCNGVDFYAQAALNERPKANDCDPDSNHAMWLDQDEEEAQGPLFPPSQNGQFGGRNLPKAAGEDETSAAAQLDHEVGDSPAFVPGGGEGDDAEARDVDSLAASALLQQMINSVGQQQLTDEDRKDDDGVMDYYLKYFSTSQEGEVYPSWSQKVEKKIRAKAFQKCPICEKVIQGAGKLPRHIRTHTGEKPYECNICKVRFTRQDKLKVHMRKHTGEKPYLCQQCGAAFAHNYDLKNHMRVHTGLRPYQCDSCFKTFVRSDHLHRHLKKDGCNGIPSRRGRKPRVRDVGGMAAPAANPDDGSFVGGDEAQESQDAILPQDGPGQHLEDSSNTETVSGSLNVVGGSSEGNTQELS; this comes from the exons ATGGAGGGCGGTGTGGATGGCCCCATCGGGATTCCTTTTCCCGACCACAGCAGCGATATCTTGAGCAGCCTGAACGAGCAGAGGAACAACGGCCTGCTCTGCGACGTGGTGATTCTGGTGGAAGGGCAGGAGTTCCCCACCCACCGCTCGGTCTTGGCGGCCTGCAGTCAGTACTTTAAGAAGCTCTTCACCTCAGGGCTAGTGGTAGACCAGCAGAACGTGTACGAGATAGACTTTGTGAGCGCCGACGCCTTGTCGGCGCTGCTGGAGTTTGCCTACACCGCCACCCTTACCGTCAGCACTTCGAACGTCAGCGAGATCCTCAATGCCGCCAAGCTGCTAGAGATCCAGGCGGTAAGGGAGGTTTGCACAGATCTCCTGGACAGGAAGATTCTGGCCAAAAATGACCAGATGGATACAGTAGATCAAATTGATCAAAGGAACCATCTCAGAGCGAAAGAGTACCTGGAATTCTTCCAGAGCAACCCTATCAACGGGCAACAGGGCAGCTTTCCATGGACCAATCAAGACTTGAGAGACCTTCAGAGGCTCAACTTCCGTGGCCCAGAGGAAGAAGACGAGCCGGATTGCAACGGCGTGGACTTCTACGCGCAGGCTGCCCTCAATGAAAGACCAAAGGCAAATGACTGTGACCCTGACAGCAACCATGCCATGTGGTTGGACCAGGATGAGGAAGAGGCCCAGGGACCTTTGTTCCCACCCTCCCAGAATGGACAATTTGGTGGGCGCAACCTGCCGAAAGCAGCAGGGGAGGACGAGACATCGGCAGCAGCTCAGCTGGACCACGAGGTTGGGGACTCCCCTGCCTTTGttcccgggggaggggagggggacgatGCAGAGGCGAGAGACGTGGACAGCCTGGCCGCCAGCGCCCTCCTGCAACAGATGATCAATTCCGTGGGGCAGCAGCAGCTAACCGACGAGGACCGCAAGGATGACGACGGGGTCATGGATTATTACTTGAAATATTTTAGCACTTCCCAAGAGGGTGAGGTCTATCCGTCCTGGTCCCAGAAGGTGGAGAAGAAGATCCGAGCAAAAGCATTCCAGAAGTGCCCCATTTGCGAGAAGGTGATCCAAGGCGCTGGCAAACTCCCACGCCATATCCGAACCCACACAGGCGAGAAGCCGTATGAATGTAACATTTGCAAAGTTCGGTTTACAAG GCAGGACAAGCTGAAGGTCCACATGAGGAAACATACCGGTGAGAAGCCCTACCTGTGCCAGCAGTGCGGAGCGGCTTTTGCCCACAACTACGACCTGAAGAACCACATGCGTGTCCACACGGGTCTGCGCCCCTACCAGTGCGACAGCTGTTTCAAGACTTTTGTCCGATCCGACCACTTGCACCGGCACCTTAAAAAAGATGGCTGCAATGGTATCCCTTCCAGAAGGGGGCGCAAGCCCCGGGTGAGAGATGTGGGCGGCATGGCCGCCCCAGCCGCCAACCCCGACGACGGAAGCTTTGTGGGCGGCGACGAGGCACAAGAATCGCAGGACGCCATCCTGCCGCAGGACGGCCCAGGACAGCACCTTGAAGATAGCTCAAACACCGAAACGGTGTCAGGAAGTTTGAATGTAGTGGGGGGTTCGTCTGAGGGTAACACGCAAGAACTCTcctaa